One stretch of Cryomorphaceae bacterium 1068 DNA includes these proteins:
- a CDS encoding GNAT family N-acetyltransferase, with translation MRNEPKIRFAQKKDLPNLIDLCTLHASFEKAEYEANGKKKLLDKYLFSNNPSLFCLVVEDESQLIGYATYMKQFSTWDACHYIYMDCLFLTEESRGYGLGEKLIERIKKETQQLGCKLIQWQTPVFNTRAMKFYERIGAFGKSKERYFLKVK, from the coding sequence ATGAGAAATGAACCCAAAATACGTTTCGCTCAAAAAAAGGACCTACCTAATTTGATTGACTTATGCACTCTGCATGCAAGTTTCGAAAAAGCTGAATATGAGGCTAACGGAAAAAAGAAGCTATTAGACAAATATCTGTTTTCAAATAATCCCAGTTTATTTTGTTTAGTTGTAGAAGATGAAAGTCAACTTATTGGTTATGCAACTTACATGAAACAATTTTCTACTTGGGATGCATGCCATTACATCTATATGGATTGTTTATTCTTGACTGAAGAATCAAGAGGTTATGGGCTTGGTGAAAAATTAATAGAGAGAATTAAAAAAGAAACACAACAATTAGGCTGTAAACTAATCCAATGGCAGACACCAGTCTTTAATACTAGAGCTATGAAATTTTACGAAAGAATCGGAGCGTTCGGAAAATCAAAAGAACGATACTTTTTAAAAGTTAAATAA